From Aristaeella lactis, the proteins below share one genomic window:
- a CDS encoding GH1 family beta-glucosidase, translating to MSFPKDFIWGTATASFQIEGAWDEDGKTPSIWDEFCEQPGAISDHSNGRTACDHYHRFREDVALMADRGIRNYRFSVSWPRILPEGTGKVNEAGVAFYNELIDCLLEHGIRPWMTIYHWDLPACLERKGGWVNDQIPEWFAEYTGVLADRFGDRVKDFFTINEPQCIIGLGYMTGGFAPGLKLELKDQVIACHNLLKSHGRACQVLREKVKDVRIGYAPCGASAIPKDENNPADVEAARKAYFAMEKNSPSFSVAWFSDPVVLGTYPADGLEYFGQYLPEGWQEDMKLICQKLDYYAQNLYEGREVRAADNENGWEDAPYPAGHPRTACGWPVTPRALYWAPRFLTERYKLPFIVTENGMSSHDWVMSDGKVHDPHRIDYLRRYIRELRRAVEDGVDIRGYFCWSLMDNFEWARGYSERFGLVYVDYTTGKRTPKDSFDWFAEMVRTNGENL from the coding sequence ATGAGCTTTCCCAAGGATTTTATCTGGGGCACAGCGACTGCTTCTTTTCAGATTGAAGGCGCGTGGGATGAAGATGGGAAAACCCCGAGCATCTGGGATGAGTTTTGTGAACAGCCCGGCGCGATCAGCGATCATTCCAACGGCCGGACCGCCTGTGATCACTATCACCGGTTCCGGGAAGACGTGGCCCTGATGGCGGACCGCGGTATCCGGAATTACCGTTTTTCTGTTTCCTGGCCCAGGATCCTTCCGGAGGGAACGGGAAAAGTCAACGAAGCAGGTGTTGCATTTTATAATGAACTGATCGACTGCCTGCTGGAGCATGGTATCCGTCCCTGGATGACGATCTATCACTGGGATCTGCCTGCCTGTCTGGAACGGAAAGGCGGCTGGGTGAACGACCAGATTCCGGAATGGTTCGCGGAATATACCGGGGTTCTGGCAGACCGCTTTGGAGACAGGGTGAAGGATTTCTTCACGATCAATGAACCCCAGTGCATTATCGGCCTGGGCTATATGACCGGCGGATTTGCGCCGGGGCTGAAACTGGAACTGAAGGACCAGGTCATTGCCTGTCATAACCTGCTGAAGAGCCACGGGCGTGCCTGCCAGGTGCTTCGGGAAAAGGTGAAGGATGTCCGTATCGGCTATGCTCCCTGCGGAGCTTCGGCGATCCCGAAGGATGAGAATAATCCGGCGGATGTGGAAGCGGCACGCAAGGCGTATTTTGCCATGGAGAAAAACAGCCCTTCTTTTTCCGTGGCGTGGTTCAGCGACCCGGTGGTCCTGGGCACTTATCCGGCGGACGGGCTGGAGTATTTCGGGCAGTACCTGCCTGAAGGCTGGCAGGAGGACATGAAGCTGATCTGCCAGAAGCTGGACTACTATGCCCAGAATCTTTATGAAGGTCGGGAAGTCCGGGCAGCAGACAATGAGAACGGCTGGGAAGACGCCCCTTATCCGGCGGGACATCCCCGTACCGCCTGCGGCTGGCCTGTGACACCCAGGGCGTTGTACTGGGCGCCCCGTTTCCTGACAGAGCGGTACAAACTGCCTTTTATCGTGACGGAGAACGGCATGTCCTCCCATGACTGGGTTATGTCGGATGGAAAGGTGCACGATCCGCACCGGATCGATTATCTCCGCCGGTATATCCGGGAACTCCGGAGGGCAGTGGAGGACGGCGTGGATATCCGCGGCTATTTCTGCTGGAGCCTGATGGACAACTTTGAGTGGGCCAGGGGCTATTCCGAGCGCTTCGGCCTGGTCTATGTGGACTATACTACCGGAAAACGCACCCCGAAGGACAGTTTTGACTGGTTCGCGGAGATGGTACGTACCAACGGGGAAAACCTGTAA
- a CDS encoding glycoside hydrolase family 13 protein: MNNEKRVWWKEAVVYQIYPRSFADSNGDGIGDLNGITAHLDYLKDLGIDVIWVSPVYASPNHDNGYDISDYRSIMKEFGTMEDFDRMLEGIHARGMKLVMDLVANHSSDEHAWFVESRKGKDNPYRDYYIWQDGKNGGPPNNWGSCFSGSAWEKDEASGQYYLHLFTKEQPDLNWANPKVRAGIFDMMRWWCDKGVDGWRMDVISMIGKENFDDGPVAPGALYGSFEPSCQHTETTHRYLREMRREVLDRYNLLTVGEAGGTVEGAIRYANEDGSELDMIFSFEHNDGLNDGTELGKWSDHGAPLKDVRTAFNRWQTGLQGRAWNTVYLGNHDQPRQVSRYGNDSELFRAVSAKMLATMIHMMRGTPYVYQGEELGMTNAYFTRLDQYEDVEVHNAWHQWVESGLVDGQDMMRWFARIARDNARTPMQWTAGKNAGFTTGTPWLPVTGNYPIINAEREVNDPDSVYHYYRKLIALRHSYPVIVYGEFVPLLEEDPKVYAYARVLDGDRLTVLLNWTDRTITCPLAEEELGEELISNYPTHQGGKLQPYEARVFLRKA; this comes from the coding sequence TGTGATCTGGGTTTCGCCGGTATATGCCTCCCCCAACCACGATAACGGGTACGATATCTCCGACTACCGGTCTATCATGAAGGAATTCGGCACCATGGAGGATTTCGACCGGATGCTGGAGGGGATCCACGCCCGGGGAATGAAACTGGTGATGGACCTGGTGGCAAACCACTCGTCAGACGAGCACGCTTGGTTTGTTGAAAGCCGGAAAGGAAAGGATAATCCGTACCGGGATTATTATATCTGGCAGGACGGAAAGAACGGCGGACCGCCCAACAACTGGGGATCCTGTTTCTCCGGATCGGCCTGGGAAAAGGATGAAGCCAGCGGGCAATACTACCTGCACCTTTTCACAAAGGAACAGCCGGACCTGAACTGGGCCAATCCCAAAGTAAGGGCAGGCATATTTGACATGATGCGCTGGTGGTGCGACAAAGGCGTGGACGGATGGCGCATGGACGTGATCAGTATGATCGGCAAGGAAAACTTCGATGACGGGCCGGTAGCTCCCGGCGCACTGTATGGAAGTTTTGAGCCCTCCTGCCAGCATACGGAGACGACGCACCGCTATCTCCGGGAAATGCGCCGGGAGGTGCTGGACCGGTATAACCTGCTGACTGTCGGTGAGGCCGGCGGCACCGTGGAAGGCGCGATCCGCTATGCCAATGAGGACGGTTCCGAGCTGGATATGATCTTTTCCTTTGAACATAACGATGGCCTGAACGACGGTACTGAGCTGGGCAAGTGGAGCGACCACGGTGCGCCGCTGAAGGATGTCCGCACGGCTTTCAACCGGTGGCAGACGGGACTGCAGGGAAGGGCGTGGAACACCGTCTACCTGGGCAACCATGACCAGCCACGCCAGGTCAGCCGCTACGGCAATGACAGTGAGCTTTTCCGAGCGGTCAGCGCGAAAATGCTGGCCACCATGATCCATATGATGCGCGGCACCCCGTATGTATACCAGGGAGAGGAACTGGGCATGACCAATGCCTATTTCACCCGCCTGGATCAGTATGAGGATGTGGAAGTGCATAACGCGTGGCACCAGTGGGTGGAAAGCGGCCTGGTGGACGGTCAGGATATGATGCGCTGGTTTGCGCGGATTGCCCGTGACAACGCCAGGACGCCTATGCAGTGGACCGCCGGTAAAAATGCAGGTTTTACTACCGGTACACCCTGGCTTCCTGTAACGGGGAACTATCCGATCATCAACGCGGAACGGGAAGTGAATGATCCGGACAGCGTTTATCACTATTACCGGAAACTGATCGCGCTCCGACACAGCTATCCGGTCATTGTGTACGGAGAATTCGTTCCGCTGCTGGAAGAGGATCCGAAGGTATATGCTTATGCGCGTGTGCTGGACGGAGACCGGCTGACGGTCCTGCTGAACTGGACGGACCGGACCATTACCTGCCCGCTGGCAGAGGAGGAGCTCGGGGAGGAACTGATCTCCAATTACCCGACACACCAGGGCGGAAAACTCCAGCCTTATGAGGCGAGGGTATTTTTACGCAAGGCATAA